One window of Microcoleus vaginatus PCC 9802 genomic DNA carries:
- a CDS encoding response regulator, with product MKGDEGSVLVVDDNEVNRDLLARRLQRQGHVVTVAEDGLQALEMLRSDPFDLVLLDIMMPQMNGYQVLESLKADENLRYIPVIMISAVDDIDSIVRCIELGAEDYLSKPFNPVLLKARISACLEKKRLRDKEQAYLHELAQEKEKSERLLLNILPKAIAQRLKHGEITIADSFAEVTVMFADLVGFTKLSAHLSPAQLVELLNEIFSAFDELAERYGLEKIKTIGDAYMVVGGLPTPSDDHAESIAEMALEIQAAMTKIHTKGGQPLSIRIGIHTGPVEAGVIGTKKFTYDLWGDTVNTASRMESQGVAGSIQVTVATYERLRDKYVFEERGVIPVKGKGDMMTYLLMGRNA from the coding sequence ATGAAAGGTGATGAGGGCAGCGTGCTGGTTGTTGACGACAATGAGGTAAACCGCGATTTGCTGGCCCGCCGACTTCAGCGTCAAGGCCATGTGGTGACTGTTGCTGAAGATGGTCTCCAAGCTCTGGAAATGTTGCGAAGCGATCCTTTTGATTTGGTTCTTTTAGACATTATGATGCCGCAAATGAACGGCTATCAGGTGCTCGAAAGTCTGAAGGCGGACGAGAATTTGCGCTACATCCCGGTGATTATGATTTCGGCGGTGGACGATATCGACAGTATCGTCCGGTGTATAGAGTTGGGGGCGGAGGATTATCTTTCTAAACCGTTCAATCCGGTATTGCTCAAGGCTCGGATTAGCGCTTGTCTGGAAAAGAAGCGGCTGCGGGATAAGGAACAGGCTTATTTACATGAGTTGGCCCAGGAAAAGGAAAAGTCCGAGCGTTTGCTGTTAAATATTTTACCCAAGGCGATCGCGCAGCGCCTGAAACACGGGGAAATTACGATCGCAGACAGTTTCGCTGAGGTAACAGTGATGTTTGCCGATTTGGTCGGTTTTACGAAGCTTTCGGCTCATTTATCGCCGGCCCAATTGGTGGAGTTGCTCAACGAGATTTTTTCGGCTTTTGACGAGTTGGCCGAGCGCTACGGACTTGAGAAAATTAAGACGATCGGCGATGCTTATATGGTTGTTGGCGGTTTGCCTACGCCCAGCGACGACCACGCTGAGTCGATCGCCGAAATGGCGCTGGAAATTCAAGCAGCAATGACTAAGATACATACCAAGGGAGGTCAGCCGCTCAGCATCCGCATCGGCATCCACACAGGCCCGGTAGAAGCTGGGGTAATCGGTACTAAAAAATTTACTTACGATTTGTGGGGAGATACGGTAAATACAGCTTCCCGGATGGAATCTCAAGGCGTCGCCGGCAGCATTCAGGTGACAGTTGCTACCTACGAGCGCCTGCGGGATAAGTACGTTTTTGAAGAGCGCGGCGTGATTCCAGTGAAGGGGAAAGGCGATATGATGACTTATCTGCTTATGGGCCGAAACGCTTAA
- a CDS encoding response regulator, with amino-acid sequence MAKILLVEDNEMNRDMLSRRLARKGHEVFIAVDGAEGVSMALAKVPDLILMDMSLPVLDGWQATQQIKAAPETSRIPVIALTAHAMAGDREKCLAAGCNDYDTKPVEFPRLLGKIETLLKEAMT; translated from the coding sequence ATGGCTAAAATCCTGTTGGTCGAAGATAACGAAATGAACAGGGATATGCTTTCCAGGCGTCTGGCCCGCAAGGGACATGAGGTCTTTATTGCTGTTGACGGTGCTGAGGGAGTGTCGATGGCGCTCGCGAAAGTACCCGATTTGATTCTGATGGATATGAGTCTGCCGGTTCTCGACGGCTGGCAAGCAACGCAGCAAATTAAGGCGGCTCCTGAAACTAGCAGGATTCCGGTGATTGCGCTGACGGCTCACGCAATGGCGGGCGATCGTGAAAAGTGTCTTGCGGCCGGCTGCAATGACTACGACACTAAACCGGTCGAGTTTCCCAGACTTTTGGGTAAAATTGAAACGCTTCTCAAAGAGGCCATGACATGA
- a CDS encoding ATP-binding protein — MTQNTEKLLKDLYNAFNPSSPLPAGDPQYVDCGEVRGDDNITLDLGLNIERSEPMTCQLYAGHRGAGKSTELLRLQQHLNNKGYFVVYFAADAEDINPEDTEYTDILLACTRHLLEAIKEADSKPLVNWMKDRWDDLKDLGLTEISFEKLSLEAQISQFAKLTANVRTQPSLRHKIREKVEPQTQTLIDALNEFIGDAKKKLPNKYSQLVAIADNLDRIVPFSAADAGGRSNLDQIFLDRSEQLQALDCHVVYTVPISMVHSNRAADLSDKYNTPQVLPMILVQNLDGSAHQPGLAKIKELIKKRVQKIAPNLSLETGLFDTEETLERLCLMSGGHVRDLMKMMRESVNQTQNLPITAKAAQRAITKERNVYRKTPGQDEWSILAKVSISHRILNEEKHRSLLFNRCILEYRYFDDEGEMQPWYDVHPLIKGIQEFKEAVALLQP; from the coding sequence ATGACTCAAAATACAGAAAAACTACTAAAAGACCTCTACAACGCCTTTAACCCATCTTCTCCTTTACCAGCAGGCGACCCGCAATATGTTGACTGTGGGGAAGTGCGAGGAGATGACAATATTACCCTAGACTTGGGCCTCAACATTGAGCGTTCAGAACCGATGACTTGCCAGTTGTATGCAGGACATCGCGGTGCTGGAAAATCAACCGAATTGCTGCGGCTACAGCAACACTTGAACAACAAAGGTTATTTTGTAGTTTATTTCGCGGCTGACGCCGAAGATATCAATCCCGAAGATACTGAATATACAGATATTTTGCTAGCTTGCACCAGACACTTATTAGAAGCAATTAAAGAGGCTGACTCCAAGCCTTTGGTCAATTGGATGAAAGACCGCTGGGACGATTTAAAAGATTTAGGGCTAACAGAAATATCTTTTGAAAAATTGAGCTTAGAGGCGCAAATTAGTCAGTTTGCCAAGTTGACGGCGAATGTGAGAACTCAACCGAGTCTGCGCCACAAAATCCGAGAAAAAGTTGAGCCCCAAACACAAACGCTGATTGATGCGCTAAATGAGTTTATTGGCGACGCTAAAAAAAAGTTGCCCAATAAATATTCGCAACTGGTAGCGATTGCCGATAATTTAGACCGGATTGTGCCCTTTTCTGCAGCAGACGCAGGAGGACGCAGCAATCTAGACCAAATTTTCTTAGACCGCAGCGAACAACTCCAAGCTTTAGATTGCCACGTCGTTTACACTGTACCTATTTCGATGGTGCATTCCAATCGCGCTGCTGATTTAAGCGATAAGTACAATACTCCGCAAGTGCTGCCAATGATTCTGGTACAGAATCTAGATGGTAGCGCTCACCAACCGGGACTTGCTAAAATTAAAGAGTTGATTAAGAAGCGGGTGCAAAAAATCGCTCCAAATCTATCTTTAGAGACAGGATTGTTTGACACCGAAGAAACCCTAGAACGGCTGTGCTTGATGAGTGGAGGTCACGTTAGGGATTTGATGAAGATGATGCGAGAATCTGTGAATCAAACACAGAATTTGCCAATTACTGCCAAAGCGGCCCAAAGAGCAATCACGAAAGAGCGGAATGTCTACCGCAAAACTCCCGGACAAGATGAATGGTCAATTTTAGCAAAAGTCTCTATTTCTCACCGGATACTTAATGAAGAAAAGCACCGCAGTTTGCTATTTAACCGCTGTATTTTGGAATACCGATATTTTGATGATGAAGGAGAAATGCAGCCTTGGTATGATGTTCACCCGCTAATTAAAGGCATTCAGGAATTTAAGGAAGCAGTCGCTCTACTTCAGCCATGA
- a CDS encoding response regulator, which translates to MHPHLQRQLEQLGLVGESPPPTAEQWQLLLEQVSCSYDGVQSQQQLQREDCFNLETVALKDLTNSPQSPQDSPTASEFDRLRATSVNSLGAGVCILDRKGCVISVNPEAERLLGWRESELAGVSLLERIGKQKKGNKSPVLTAPKQSPSKSEDVTIAPTLNLQEAIASSQPCNNWDDEFLCRDGKILPVSYFFHPAVEGSEISVLVFFDIREQKQSLSILQAVLKSTDAGILAVDRNGNICNYNQKFLEMWGLSASQGKLSRSTFATLKNTIKTGFPLDREQLKYPQRFLQNVIKVSADPDTKINELLEFKDGKILELNSLPSKVGAKTVGRVWSFRDVTELKKVEESLQYQIESAQLIARLSSHFISQPLSEINKGIDQTLEAIATLSGFDRSYIYLLSEDNTRADKTYEWCRESIPAVKDSTYKQIDIAQIPWIAEKLDRAECLYIPEIGELAPPAKAEIGYFIGQISAEFQTDSPSQTLNQTATASIPSIGASLNNLEFKKQLQNIQSLIIVPLICSKNLVGFLGFDGLKQTAGRATEISTQLKMVGEMLANVLERKRAEAALRQSETKYRSIFENAVEGIFQTTPSGHYLNGNRALARIYGYESYTQMLAEFTDINRQFYVDPHRRAEFMAQLGARRQVSKFESQIYRRDGSTIWISENARSICDENGSVLYYEGTVQDITDRKQAESAMQLALEAAESANRAKSTFLANMSHELRTPLNAIIGYSEMLKEEAEELGSCESVPDLEKICSAGKHLLSLIDDILDISKIEAGRMDLYLETFEIHTLIESAVATARPLVDKNGNTLEVYCPDNLDTMHADMTKVRQVLLNLLSNAAKFTQNGRIAIGVERIKNEQLKMKNQEESSQILISNSEFLSFRVADTGIGMTQEQLERVFQPFTQADASTTREYGGTGLGLAISQRFCQMMGGSIEVSSTLGAGTTFTVLLPTAIKQPEIPNKVHDSTSPPDAPAVGTVLVVDDDPISRDLIQRALSRQGLHIEVAGSGEQALRLAKQLRPDAITLDVIMPGMDGWAVLSALKADPELAEIPVILLSFVGNKSLGFALGASDYLTKPVDGKRLAALLNKYRRDQDGVASNNLTCQILIVEDDVATREILRCVLETQGWAVTEADSGRAALDRLKVARPHLILLDLTLPEMDGFELIGEIRKSHSGDPIPIVVITGKDLTPAESQQLNGYVERVLQKGVYSCDTLLRDVRSIVNDRFDRRYDSKGKENTNG; encoded by the coding sequence ATGCACCCCCACCTCCAGCGCCAACTCGAACAGCTCGGTTTAGTCGGCGAGTCTCCCCCTCCCACTGCTGAGCAGTGGCAGCTTTTATTAGAGCAGGTAAGTTGTAGCTATGACGGAGTTCAGAGTCAGCAACAACTTCAGCGGGAAGATTGTTTTAACTTGGAGACGGTGGCGCTCAAGGATTTAACTAACTCGCCCCAGTCCCCTCAAGACTCTCCAACAGCTTCAGAATTCGATCGACTGCGGGCGACGAGTGTCAACAGTTTGGGGGCGGGAGTGTGTATCCTTGACAGGAAGGGCTGTGTAATCTCGGTGAATCCAGAGGCAGAACGCTTGCTGGGATGGCGAGAGTCGGAACTTGCAGGCGTTTCCCTGCTAGAGCGCATCGGCAAGCAAAAGAAAGGCAACAAATCCCCAGTTCTGACGGCTCCGAAACAGTCGCCAAGCAAGAGTGAAGATGTGACGATCGCACCTACACTAAATTTACAAGAGGCGATCGCTTCGAGTCAACCTTGCAACAATTGGGACGACGAGTTTTTGTGTCGCGACGGCAAGATTTTACCAGTTTCCTATTTTTTCCATCCCGCAGTTGAGGGCAGCGAAATATCCGTCTTGGTGTTTTTTGACATTAGAGAACAGAAGCAATCGCTCTCGATACTGCAAGCAGTTCTAAAATCTACAGATGCAGGAATTCTGGCGGTTGACAGAAACGGCAATATATGTAATTATAATCAGAAATTTCTAGAAATGTGGGGTTTGTCCGCCAGCCAAGGAAAGTTGAGCCGCTCGACCTTCGCCACACTCAAAAACACAATCAAAACAGGATTCCCCTTGGACAGGGAACAATTAAAATACCCGCAAAGATTTCTCCAAAACGTGATCAAAGTGTCCGCAGATCCAGATACTAAAATCAACGAATTATTAGAATTTAAAGACGGAAAAATTCTTGAATTAAATTCGTTGCCCTCAAAAGTCGGAGCGAAAACAGTCGGTAGAGTCTGGAGCTTTCGAGACGTTACCGAACTCAAAAAAGTAGAAGAATCTTTGCAGTATCAAATAGAATCCGCTCAGTTGATTGCCCGTTTGTCAAGCCATTTCATCAGCCAGCCCTTATCAGAAATAAACAAAGGCATCGATCAAACCCTCGAAGCGATAGCCACCTTGAGCGGGTTTGACCGCAGTTACATCTACCTGTTATCAGAAGACAACACCCGCGCCGACAAAACCTACGAGTGGTGCCGCGAAAGCATTCCGGCAGTCAAAGACAGCACCTACAAACAAATAGACATCGCACAAATCCCTTGGATCGCAGAAAAACTCGATCGCGCGGAATGCCTCTATATTCCAGAAATCGGCGAACTCGCGCCCCCAGCCAAAGCCGAAATTGGCTATTTTATCGGTCAAATTTCAGCCGAATTCCAGACAGACTCCCCATCCCAAACACTCAATCAAACAGCAACCGCCTCAATACCTTCGATTGGCGCTTCCCTAAATAATTTAGAATTTAAAAAACAGCTACAAAATATTCAATCGCTGATAATTGTTCCCCTAATTTGTAGTAAAAACCTAGTAGGATTTCTCGGATTCGATGGCTTAAAGCAAACAGCAGGTCGAGCAACCGAAATCTCCACACAGCTAAAAATGGTAGGAGAAATGCTCGCCAATGTCCTAGAGCGCAAGCGAGCAGAAGCAGCCTTGAGACAATCCGAAACAAAATACCGCAGCATCTTTGAAAACGCAGTCGAAGGCATATTCCAGACAACGCCTTCAGGGCACTACCTCAACGGCAATCGCGCACTAGCCAGAATTTACGGTTACGAATCCTATACCCAAATGCTTGCCGAATTCACCGATATCAACCGTCAATTTTACGTTGACCCCCATCGGCGCGCCGAGTTTATGGCCCAATTGGGCGCGCGCCGCCAAGTGTCAAAATTTGAGTCCCAAATATACCGCCGAGACGGTAGCACGATCTGGATTTCCGAAAACGCGCGCAGCATCTGCGACGAAAACGGCAGCGTTTTGTACTACGAAGGCACAGTCCAAGACATCACCGATCGCAAACAGGCAGAATCCGCCATGCAGTTAGCCCTAGAAGCAGCAGAATCAGCCAACCGGGCAAAAAGCACATTTCTCGCCAACATGAGCCACGAACTTCGCACACCCCTCAACGCCATCATCGGCTACAGCGAAATGCTCAAAGAAGAAGCCGAAGAATTGGGCAGTTGCGAATCCGTCCCCGACCTCGAAAAAATCTGCAGCGCCGGCAAACACTTGCTGTCCCTGATTGACGACATCCTAGATATTTCTAAAATTGAAGCAGGCCGAATGGATCTCTACTTAGAAACCTTCGAGATCCATACCTTAATTGAAAGTGCTGTTGCCACGGCGAGGCCGCTGGTAGATAAAAACGGTAATACCCTAGAAGTGTACTGTCCAGACAACCTCGACACCATGCACGCGGACATGACCAAAGTGCGGCAAGTGCTGCTTAATTTGCTCAGCAACGCTGCCAAGTTCACACAAAACGGGAGAATTGCGATCGGAGTGGAAAGAATTAAAAATGAACAATTAAAAATGAAAAATCAAGAGGAATCTTCCCAAATTTTAATTTCCAACTCCGAATTTTTAAGTTTCCGCGTCGCCGACACTGGCATCGGCATGACACAAGAGCAATTGGAGCGAGTTTTCCAACCTTTCACCCAAGCTGATGCCTCGACTACCCGCGAGTACGGTGGCACCGGTTTGGGACTAGCAATCAGTCAGCGCTTCTGTCAGATGATGGGTGGCAGTATTGAGGTCAGCAGCACCTTGGGCGCAGGCACCACTTTCACCGTGCTCTTGCCCACAGCCATCAAACAGCCGGAAATCCCCAACAAAGTCCACGACAGCACTAGCCCTCCGGACGCCCCCGCTGTCGGCACGGTGCTGGTAGTGGACGACGACCCGATTTCGCGGGATTTAATCCAGCGCGCCCTTAGTCGCCAAGGACTGCACATAGAAGTCGCCGGCAGTGGCGAGCAAGCTCTCCGGCTCGCTAAGCAACTACGGCCAGACGCCATTACCCTGGACGTGATAATGCCCGGAATGGACGGCTGGGCGGTACTCTCAGCGCTGAAGGCCGATCCTGAGCTTGCCGAAATTCCCGTAATCCTGCTATCCTTTGTGGGCAACAAAAGCCTCGGCTTCGCATTGGGTGCCTCGGACTACCTCACCAAACCAGTGGACGGCAAACGGCTGGCTGCCTTGTTGAACAAGTACCGACGCGACCAAGACGGCGTTGCAAGTAACAATTTGACCTGTCAGATTCTAATTGTGGAAGACGACGTTGCCACGCGCGAAATACTGCGATGCGTACTAGAAACACAAGGCTGGGCAGTAACGGAAGCTGACAGCGGACGCGCTGCTCTCGATCGGCTAAAAGTTGCTCGCCCGCACCTGATATTACTGGATTTGACGCTGCCAGAAATGGATGGTTTTGAGTTGATCGGGGAAATTCGCAAATCCCATTCGGGAGATCCTATACCGATTGTTGTGATCACGGGGAAAGACTTGACACCGGCCGAAAGCCAGCAACTAAACGGCTACGTCGAGCGGGTGCTACAAAAGGGAGTCTACAGTTGCGATACTTTGTTGCGCGATGTTCGCTCTATAGTCAATGACAGGTTCGATCGCAGGTACGACTCGAAAGGCAAGGAGAACACCAATGGCTAA